One genomic segment of Tursiops truncatus isolate mTurTru1 chromosome 4, mTurTru1.mat.Y, whole genome shotgun sequence includes these proteins:
- the LOC101335422 gene encoding LOW QUALITY PROTEIN: dnaJ homolog subfamily C member 30, mitochondrial-like (The sequence of the model RefSeq protein was modified relative to this genomic sequence to represent the inferred CDS: substituted 1 base at 1 genomic stop codon) gives MYSSRMGNIAGLNQNTIWGSRLLLWRVWQARGFPPNSGSGLGLEARIYSRSDGPYLRTELYERLGVPSTATQVQIKAADYRQRFLYHRDRNSGSAKAAERFTHVSQAYVVLGTTTQRRRXDRGLLSNEDLLGPGVQSSKTPAADPDSPRTQPPASRTQGRSQASSGANRTTLDFYAFYQAHHGEQLERERRLSARREALRQQQEDRAKKGLRWDGGQEGLTLGREPRDGFRLGSAQSSSFWAFVFNRRAEGRRAAPRPQELAFPVTLNPLPSTVYRCLPLLGSEGTALPFPFPTRPA, from the coding sequence ATGTACTCCAGTAGAATGGGAAATATCGCTGGGCTTAATCAAAACACCATTTGGGGGTCGCGGCTGTTACTATGGAGGGTGTGGCAGGCCCGGGGGTTTCCACCAAACTCAGGATCGGGTCTGGGCCTGGAAGCGAGGATTTATTCCCGGAGCGACGGCCCTTACTTGCGCACGGAGCTGTACGAGCGGCTCGGCGTCCCCTCCACGGCCACGCAGGTGCAGATCAAGGCAGCTGACTACCGGCAGCGCTTCCTCTACCACCGGGACCGCAACTCGGGGAGCGCCAAGGCTGCCGAGCGCTTCACGCACGTCTCCCAGGCCTACGTGGTGCTGGGCACTACCACCCAGCGTCGCAGGTAGGACCGCGGCCTGCTCAGCAACGAGGACCTGCTCGGCCCCGGGGTCCAGTCCTCCAAGACGCCCGCCGCCGACCCCGACTCGCCCCGCACCCAGCCTCCCGCCTCTCGGACCCAGGGCCGCTCTCAGGCCTCGTCGGGAGCCAACCGCACCACGCTCGACTTTTACGCCTTCTACCAGGCTCACCACGGCGAGCAGCTGGAGCGCGAGCGGCGCCTGAGCGCCCGGCGGGAGGCCCTTCGCCAGCAGCAGGAGGACCGGGCCAAGAAGGGCTTACGCTGGGACGGGGGCCAAGAAGGGCTTACGCTGGGACGGGAGCCGAGAGATGGCTTTCGTCTTGGTTCTGCGCAGTCTTCATCATTCTGGGCTTTCGTTTTTAATCGGAGAGCGGAGGGAAGGAGagcagccccccgcccccaagaATTGGCCTTTCCTGTCACCTTGAACCCGTTGCCTTCCACTGTATACCGTTGTCTACCTCTGCTGGGATCCGAAGGAActgctctccccttccccttccccacccggCCAGCTTAG